The Bradyrhizobium betae genomic interval GCTGACGCGGCTCGCGGCCGGCAATTTCATCGTCAATGGCGGCATCGCGCTCGCCCGCACGCACGCCTTCCGCGCCATCGGCGGCTTCGACACGTCGCTCAGATATTGCGAGGACTGGCATTGCTGGTGCCGCCTTGCCGCGATCGGCGAGTTCGCGTTCGCGCCGAAGCTTCTGCTCGACTATCGCCTGCACACGGCCAGCACCATGAACGCGGCCGTGCGGACGCCGCAGGATTTCTTTCCGGCGATCACGCGGGTCTTCGACGACGGGCTGATCCTCGCGAGACTTCCCGAGGGCGCGGCAGCCGGACTGCGGCGAGCAGCCGAAATCCATCTCGTGACCTATGCGGCAACACAGGCGGTCCGCTTCGGGCGATATCGCGAGGCGCTTGGCTATCTCGGCATGGTCGGGCGTCGCTCGCTCAGGGCGATCCCGCGATCGGCGGTCAAGGTCGCTCTTTCCTATTTTGGAATCTAGAGGCTGACGCGTCAGGAAACGATCTTCGAGGCCTCATAGGGCTTCGGATCGTAACCGAATGCCGCGAGAGCAGAACCGACGGCCACCAGCATCGGGTGGATCGCAACGACCCCTTTCGATGACGTCATCAGGCGAGCCGAGCGCATCAGCGAAAGCGGCAGCCGTCCCAGCGTCAGCGCAAACAAGCGCGCCCGCGCGCCCGCGCTCTGCGCGGCTTTGGACCGCACACGATAGTTGATCACCCCGATGCGGAGGCTCCGTCTGGCGATCCAGCCGAGGCTGGTGCGGTTCTGCGGCACGGTCTCGGTGATGACGGCTTCCGCGGTCCAGTGGAAGGTCATGCCGGCATTGCGGCCGCGATAGAAGAAGTCGCAATCTCCGCCACCAAGGAAATTGAAGCGTAGATCGAAAGCCGGACTGCCGAGCCTCTCGAACGCCGTGCGCGTGATCAGGCAGTTGCCGCAGCCATAGATCAACGGCACCGCGCCGGTGTAATCGTATGTGGGACAGAAGGCGGGATGACGCGCGAGCCAGGGTTGGCTGTCGTCGTCGAACACCGGCAGCACCGGTCCGCCGACCACGTCGGCACCGGTCGCCTCCGCAGTCCGGATCATCAGCTCGAGCCAATCGGGCGACGCGATCTCGTCGTCGTCGATCATCAGGAAGCGGGTCGCAGCGGGAAACACCGCCTGCGCCGTCTCGAACGCGGCGTTGATCGCCTGGCAATTGCCCTGCCGCTTCTCGACCAGACAGAGGCCCTGGAGCTTGCCTGCGGCGAGATATTCCGCAGCGACCGGCGCACTCGCGCGCCCTGCCGCATCGTTCTCGACCATGACAACCGCAAAGGAGCGCGAGGTGCGCTGGCCGAGCAGCGAATCCAGTGTCAACCGCAGATGGTCGGGGCGGCGAAAGCAGGGAATGCAGACGACGACGCCGACCGAGAGATCAATGACGCGCGAACTCGCCGCGATCTCCCGGTTCGAGCCGCGCACGGCATCCGAGATCCGGCTGGCGGACAAATCTGTCGGGATCAGCGTCATGGCCTTCTAGATGGCTGAGACATGTTGAAAAAGCCTTGCGCCCATTGTCCCAGGGCGACACGTCCGCGCGGGACAGATCCGTCGCAAAATGAATGGCCTGACTCGGCGCTCAAAACTGCTCCGTGACGTCAATGCCCTCGTTAGGACACATCCGCTCATGCGCTTAACCCTTTCGCGCGTTTTCCCGGCGAGTTCCTGCACGCGTGGTACTGCAATTTGCAGCCCAACACCCACCGACGACGCAACATGGGCAATGCCTTGGTTAACGCATGTTCGAACGAACCCAGCCTTCACCGCGCATTTACGCGCGGATGCTAGGCACGGCACGACATGAAGGGCGCGGGGCGCCGCAGGGATCAGGAACGAGCGTGGTGCGCAAGATCGAGAACCCGGTGCTGCGGGCCGGTGCGCTCCTGTTGTTCGCCTGCCGGCGCGCCTGGCTGACGGTGCGGTACGGGCGACGACTCCAGCTCGGGCCCGGGATCGTGTTCAAGGGTCGGCTGGTGCTCGGTCGCGGGGTCCGCGTCTCGATCGGTGCGAACTGCCGGATCGGCAAGCGCGTGCTCATTACCGGGCGTGGGCAGGTCACGATCGGTCACGACACTCTTCTCAACGGCTGCTGGATCGGCTGCGACCAGAAGGTCGACATCGGGTCGTTCTGCCTGATCAGCGACTGCGACATCGTCGACACGGACTTTCACAATCTTCCCCCGCGACTTCGGCACGAGCCTGCGGTTGCCCGGGCCATCGCACCGGTGCACATCGGGGACAACGTATGGGTGGGCGCGCGCTCGATCGTGCTCAAGGGCGTGACGATCGGCGACCATTCCGTCGTGGGTGCCGGCACAGTGGTGCGTGAGAACGTCGCCCCGCGCGTGGTCGTCGCCGGGAATCCGGCGGCTGTCGTCAAGCAATTCCACGACGACGAATAGCCGGCACGAATGGACAGGCACGAGACCGGCAACAGCCATGGTATCCTCGCGAAGAAACGAAACTTTCATCGCAGGAGCACACCCTCTGCCTAGTCCGCATAGGACGCGGGATAATGCACTGGGGGCCGTGGTGACACCAAAGCGGAACAAAGACGCGGCAGATGGTGGCCTGGGCTTAAACGCTTTGTTTGCCATTTCAGTGAATAGTCCCCCAACGGGTATGGTTAATTTTCCCTGTTGCGTTGATAGGGCGCCTATATCCCGGGTGCGTGGCGTAGAGCGAAGAGTAACCCCTCAGCCCGCCGCAATTGGAATGAAAGCTGGGGATCATGCTTGACTACAACCAGCCGATAGATCGGGCCCGACCGGAGGCCCCGCAACCGAGGTCCCAGGCCGGCTTCAACGTGCTGGAGCTCGTCAATCTGCTCTGGCGGCGGAAGATCGCAATTGCTGCTGCCGCCCTCCTCGGCGCGACGCTTGCCGTCACCGTCGGCAAGAGCGTGACGCCCCGCTACACCGCGACCGCCCAGCTCTATGTCGACCCACGCGAGCTTCAGCTCGTCGATCGCGAGCTCACGCCGCGCGCGCAGGACGTCTCCGGTATGTCCATGGTGGTGGAAAGCCAGGCACGCCTGATCACGTCGAACAGCGTGCTGCTCCAGGTGATCGAGCAGGCCGGTCTCGACAAGGATCCGGAATTCGGCGGCGGTGACAGCAAAAGCCTGATGTCGTCGCTGCTCGGCCTGATTGGCCTGCAGCCGCGCGCGCCCTCCGGCGCGGAGACGAAGGAAGTGCAGCTTGCGGCGCTCGATGCGCTGAACAGGCACATCACCATCCGCAAGACCGAAAAGAGCTTCATCGTCGACATCGAGGTCTGGTCGACCGATCCGGCCAAGGCAGCGATGCTCGCCAACACGCTGACCAGCACCTACCTGGCCGAATCCCGCAACTCGCAGGCCTCGGCCGCACGGCGTGCCACCAGCGACCTATCCGGCCGGTTGAAGGAGCTGCGCGAGCGGCTGCGCAACGCCGAGACCACACTCGCCACCTACAAAGCCCAGAACAACTTCGTCGGCACCCAGGACGCGCTGATCAGCGACCAGCAGCTCTCCGCCAGCAACCAGCGGCTTTCCGCAGCCCGCGCCGCGACAATGGACGCGCAGGCACGACTCGACCAGATCGAGGCCAGCCGCCGCACGGCAGCCGATACCGGCGCGAATTCGGAAGCACTGCAGTCGCCGACCATCGCGAATCTGCGTGCGCAATATGCCGACGCGCGCAAGAAATACGCGGAGCAGACCAGCGAGCTCGGCCCGCGTCATCCCGCGCTGCGCCAGACCGAGAAGCAGGTCGAGGATCTCAAGCGCACCATCAACGAAGAGATCGATCGCTTCGCGCAGTCCGCCAAGAACGATTTGACGCGCGCCCGCGACTTCGAAGCCTCGCTCAACCGTGCCCTGGAAGCGCAGAAGCGGCAGAGCGTGCAGCTCAGCCAGGCCTCCGTGCGCCTGCGCGAGCTCGAGCGCGAGGCCGATGCCAGCCGCGACGTCTATCAATCCTTCCTCAAGCGCTCGCGCGAGACCGAGGAGCAGGAGACGCTCAATACCTCGGCCGCCCGCGTCATCGGCGAAGCGACCGTGCCGCAGCGGCGATCGTTCCCGCCGGCGATGAGCATGTTCGCCATGATCGGCTTCATCCTGGGCGCGATCGCGGCGTCAGGCTGGTTCGTCGCAGCAGAATTGCTGCTGGCCGGCGCGCCCGCGCCGACCCGTCGCGAGCGCACGCCGGCGCCGGAGACTCCCCGAGCTCCAGAAACGACGCGAGCTGCGGAGGCTGCTCGACCCCAGCAGGCTACGCGAGCTCCGGAAGTGGCACAGGCTCCACCGGAACATGCCGCCCCCCCGCTGCAACCTTCGATGATCGAAAACTCCCTGATGGAGAAGCCGCTGATCGCGCGCTTCCAGGAGGCCGACGTCATCCACACGCTGGGCGCCATTCTCGCGACCGGCGGCGGCGTCGACCTGACCCGGCTCGGCTGGCCGACGCTGCGACCCGGCTTTCCGCTGACGACGCTGCTCAACTCGTGGCGTGACATGCGCGCCGCATTGGCGCGGCGTGCCGACGGCAAGGCGATGCCGGTCATCGCGCTCGTCGGTGCCGGAGACACGACCGGACGCAGCGTGACCGCGCTGAATTTCGCGCTCGCCGCCGCGCGTGACGGCGCCCGCGTGCTGATGATCGACGCCGACCACCAAGCGCACCCGCTCTCGAACAAGATCAGCCGCCCCGGCAAGAGCGAGCCGAGCAGGCTCGGCTGGCTCTCGATCGGCAGCAAGGCCGCGCGCGAGATCAAGACGGTCAACGGCATCTCGGTGCTGCCGGCCGCCGAAGGTGATGCCGGCAAGGCGACGGATGCCATCCGCAAGGCGATCGAGCAGGCGCGCGCCGCCGGCGGCTATGATCTCGTGGTCCTCGACGGCCCCGCGATGCCGCTCTCGGCCGGCAGCCGCAAGCTGCTCGATGACGCCGACGCGCTGGTGGCGGTGCTGCCGACCAGCCTCGACATCAACGACAGCCTGGAAGAGATCCTGAGCATGCTCGGCCGCGCCGAGCGCAAGCTCGTCGGCGTCGTGCTCGACGAGCTCACCCCCGCAACCCAAGCGCGCCAGCGAGGCAGACAATATGCTTGAGCGTCGCGTCAATATGGACGGCCGGGCCGCAACCGCCGATGTGCCGCGGATCACCATCGGCGGCCTTCGCATGGCCGCGCTCGACCTGGAAGCAACCGCCGATTTCATGATCGAGGCGACCGATCCCCGCAATCGCATCGGCCGACCGCTGCATCTGACCTCGGCCAATGGCGAGGTGCTGGCACGCTGCTCGACCGAGCCGGAGACCGAACGCCTGTTTCGCGGCGCCGACCTGATCAATGCCGACGGCCAGCCGCTGGTGGCCGCCTCGAAGCTGCAATCCTGGTTTCCGCTGCCCGAGCGCGTCGCCACGACGGACCTGTTCCATGTCGTCGCGCGCAAGGCCGAAGCGGTCGGCCGCACCTTCTACATGTTCGGCGCCAGCGAAGACGAGAACGCCGCCGCGGTCGCGAATGTGCAGCGATTGTATCCGAACCTCAAGATCGTCGGATACAGCCACGGCTATCTGCGCGGCGACGCCCTCCGCGCGAAAGTCGAGGAGATCAACGCGCTCGCGCCGGATTATCTCTGGGTCGCGCTCGGGGTGCCCAACGAGCAGGCATTCGTCGAAGAATATACCCCGCTGATGACCAATGTTGGCGTTATCAAGACATCCGGCGGCTTGTTCAACTTTTTGTCGGGCAGCCGGTCCCGCGCGCCGCAATGGATGCAGAAGGTCGGGCTCGAATGGGCCTGGCGCACATGGCTCGAGCCGCGCCGCCTGCTCTGGCGCTATTTGACCACCAACCCTCGCGCGCTCTATCTTCTCTTCAGCCGCAACCGGCCTTTCAATCGCTGAGAGAAGAGTACAAGACGACATGACCGACCGACCGACTGTCCTCGTCACAGGTGGCGCGGGCTATATTGGCTCGCACGCCTGCCGCGCCTTGGCCGCCGCCGGCTATCAACCCGTCGTCTACGACAATCTCTCGACGGGTCATCGCAGCTTCGTCGCCGGCCCGCTCGTGACGGGCGATCTGCTCGACGGCGCGGCGCTGGCGCGCGCCTTCGCCGACCACAAGGTCACGGCGGTGATGCATTTCGCGGCCGCCAGCCTCGTCGGCGAGTCCATGACCGACCCGCAGAAATATTACATCAACAATGTGCAGGGCACGCTGTCGCTGTTGCAGGCGATGCGCAACGCGGGCTGCCAGCGCATCGTGTTCTCCTCGACCGGCGCCGTCTACGGCAACGCCGATTCCAAGGAGCTGCCGGAAGACTTCCCCTGTGCGCCGATCAACCCTTACGGCGCGTCGAAATGGATGATCGAGCGCATGCTGGCCGATTATCGCGCGGCCTACGGCTTCGGCGCGTTCTGCCTGCGCTATTTCAACGCCAGCGGCGCCGATCCGGCCGGCGGCATCGGCGAGCTGCGTGACAACGAGACCCATCTCATTCCGCGCGCCATGATGGCGCTGCAAGGCCATGTCGATTTCGCCGTGTTCGGCGACGACTACGACACGCCCGACGGCACCGCGATCCGCGACTACATCCATGTCACGGACCTCGCCGCGGCGCATGTCGCCGCGCTGAAGCTGCTGGAGACGGGACATGCCGGCGACAGCTTCAATCTCGGCACCGGCTCCGGCTTTTCGGTGCGCGAGATCCTGAACGCCATCAGGGAGGAAACCGGGCGCGAGGTACCGCACACCATGAAGCCGCGCCGCGCCGGCGATCCCACCTATCTGGTCGCCGATGCCTCCGCCGCGCGCAAAGTGCTGAATTTCGTGCCGCGTCATTCCGATCTCGCCACAGTGATCAGGACCGCCTGGGCCTGGCACCAGAAGGCGCATCCGCTCAGGTCGCGCTAAAGCGCGCTAGCTGAAGACGCGTTTCAGCCGTGACGCCGCGGCTTCCTGCGCCACCAGATCCGGCTCCGGCTGGAGCGGTGGCGCGACCGGCAGCACCATCGGCCGCAGCAGCTCGGCCATCTGCCTGGCCGGGAGCGGCTTCGAGATCAGGAAGCCCTGCATCTCGTCGCAGCCATGGCTGCGCAGGAACGCCTCCTGCTCGGCATTCTCAACACCCTCGGCGACGACGGTCATGCCGAGCGCCTTGCCCATGCTGATGATCGCCTGCGCGATCGCCTGGTCCTCCGAATCCTGCGGCAGATCGCGCACGAAGGAGCGATCGATCTTGATCGTGTCGATCGGGAAGTGCTTCATCAGCGACATCGACGAATAGCCGGTGCCGAAATCGTCGATGGCCAGCCGAATGCCGCGGCTCTGGATGGCGTCGAGCACCTTGAGCGCGCGCCCGACATTGCGCATCATCATGCTCTCGGTGACCTCCAGCTGGAGCAGCACCGGCGACATGCCGGAGGCCGCCAGCGCCTCGTCGACGTCCTGCAACAGATGTTCGTCGACAAACTGTCGCGGCGAGAGATTGACCGCCATCGACACCGGGAGCAGGCCGCGGCGCTGCCAGGCCATCGCCTGCGCGCAGGCCTCCCTCACGACCCAGCGGCCGATCGGCACGATCAGGCCGGTTTCCTCGGCGAGCGGAATGAACTGCGCCGGAGAGACGTTGCCGAGTTCCGGATGGGCCCAGCGCAACAATGCTTCGACGCCGGTGATCTGACCGGTCTCCATATCGACCTTGGGCTGGTAGTTCAGCGAGAACTGCTCGCGCTCGAGCGCCCGGCGCAGTGCGCTTTCCAGCGACAGGCGTTCGATCGACTGCGTCTTCACTTCCTTGGAGAAGAAGCGATAGCCGTTCTTGCCATCTTCCTTGGCAAGATACATCGCCATGTCGGCGTTCTTGGTCAGCGTCTGCGCGTCGGAGCCGTTGGTCGGATACATCGCGATGCCGATCGAGGCGGTGGTGTGGCACTCGTGGCCGGCAAGCTCCATGGGCTCGCCGAGCGCGGTCAACAGCCCAGCCGCGATGCGCTGGACGTCGTCGATCTCGCCGCACTGGTCGAGGATCACCACGAACTCGTCGCCGCCGAGGCGCGCCACCACGTCGCTGGCCCGCAGCGCGCTGCGCAGCCGGTTCGCCACTTCGAGCAGGAGCAGGTCGCCGGCCTCGTGACCCAGCGAATCATTGATGACCTTGAAGCGGTCGAGATCGATGAACAGCACTGCGAAGCGGTGGTCGTGGTGCTGGGCTTCGTCGATCGCCTTGCGGAGCAGCCCGTTGAAAGTCTCGCGGTTCGGCAGGTCGGTCAGGCTGTCGTGGGAGGCGAGGTACTCGATCCTCTCGTCCGCCTCGTTCTTTGCGTCGGCGCGATCGAAATTCTCCATCGCAAAGGAGACGTTGTCGGCAAGACGCTGCAGCAGTTCGACGAATTCGGCCGTGAAGGTCTCCTGCTCGGTCGACATGTAGATCATGACGCCGACCGCGTGATCGTGCGTGATCAGTGGAAACGCCGCGCCGGAGCGCGCGCCGTCACCTTGCAGGACGGTATGGAAGGCGCTTACACGGCTGTCATTGACATAGTCGTTGCTGATACAGGGCCGCCGGGTGCGGAACGCCGTGCCGCTCATGCCACGGCCCTCGGGCCGATCGGCATCGACGGAGAGGCGGACGTTACGGGTGGTCTCGGCGGACGGCCCCGCAGTCGCGACGATCGCGAGCTGATCGCTGTCGGGCCTCGCCAGCGCGATTGTCGTCGAAGTGAACTTGCCACCGGTCGACGCGGCCTGACAGACGAGATCGAACAGCTCGGCACGCGATTTGGCTCGAACGATCGCCTCGTTGGTATCGCTCAACGCCGCGAACATGCGCGTCAGGCGCTCCTTCTGCGCCTCGGTCCGCGCCCGTTCCTCGGCCCGGTCGAGATTGTCGAGCGCAAAGGACACGTTCTCGGCCAGCCGTCCCAGGAGCTGGATGAGATCAGGCGTGAATGTGCCTTCGTCCGGCGACAGGAACAGCAGGATGCCGACTGCGTCGGTGCCGTTTTTCATCAAGGGGAAGCAGCCGCCGGACTTCGTTCCCTGATCCCGCGCGATACGACGCCAATGCGTCGCACGAATGTCGGTGAGGAGCTCGTTCGAGACGCAAGGCGCCCTGGTGCGGAACGCAGTGCCGGCCAGCCCTTGCCCTTCAGGTTCGTCGGCGGACGTCGCGAAACGCCATTTCTCGACGTGACTGCGGCATTCGCCCTTGGTGACGGCGACGTCGAGATGCCGCCCTGTAGAATCGATCATGGCGATAGTGGCGGATGTGAATGTGCCGCCGAGCACGGCGGCTTCGCAGACGGCTTCGAACAACTCGGCGCGGCTCTTCACCCGCATGATCGCTTCGTTGGTCGCGCTCAGCGCCTCCAACATGCCCCGAAGACGATTGCGCTGCATCTCCGCCTTCGCCTTCTCGTCGGCGCGATCGAAATTCTCGAGCGCGAAGGCGACATTCGCCTGGAGCCGCTGCAGCAGTTCGACGAACTCCCGCGTAAACGTATCTCGCTCCGGGGAATTGAACAGGAACACCCCTTCGACACGATCACCGTTGAACAGCGGAAGCGCCGCGGAGGATGCGATGCCGTTACGGCGGGCGCTGGCGTGCCAGGGCCTGATGCGGTCGTCGGACAGCACATCGTTGCTGACAGCAGGCTGGCGCGTCCGGAATGCGGTTCCCGTCAGCCCCCGGCCTTCTGGCACCTGATCGGACGTGGAGAACTTGAAGGTGCGGACCGTATCCGCATTCGGCCCATAACAGGCAACGACGCGGAGCAGCTCGGCATCGTCATCGACGAGCGCGATGTTGGCCGAGGTGAACTTGGCTCCCTTCGCCGTTGCTTCGCAGACCAGATCGAACAGCTCGGAGCGGGACCGCGCCCGCAGAATAGCTCCGTTGGTGGCGCTCAGCGCCGCGTACATGCGCGCGAGGCGATCTTCCTCCGCGGAGATCCGG includes:
- a CDS encoding glycosyltransferase family 2 protein, whose translation is MTLIPTDLSASRISDAVRGSNREIAASSRVIDLSVGVVVCIPCFRRPDHLRLTLDSLLGQRTSRSFAVVMVENDAAGRASAPVAAEYLAAGKLQGLCLVEKRQGNCQAINAAFETAQAVFPAATRFLMIDDDEIASPDWLELMIRTAEATGADVVGGPVLPVFDDDSQPWLARHPAFCPTYDYTGAVPLIYGCGNCLITRTAFERLGSPAFDLRFNFLGGGDCDFFYRGRNAGMTFHWTAEAVITETVPQNRTSLGWIARRSLRIGVINYRVRSKAAQSAGARARLFALTLGRLPLSLMRSARLMTSSKGVVAIHPMLVAVGSALAAFGYDPKPYEASKIVS
- a CDS encoding acyltransferase: MRKIENPVLRAGALLLFACRRAWLTVRYGRRLQLGPGIVFKGRLVLGRGVRVSIGANCRIGKRVLITGRGQVTIGHDTLLNGCWIGCDQKVDIGSFCLISDCDIVDTDFHNLPPRLRHEPAVARAIAPVHIGDNVWVGARSIVLKGVTIGDHSVVGAGTVVRENVAPRVVVAGNPAAVVKQFHDDE
- a CDS encoding exopolysaccharide transport family protein, which translates into the protein MLDYNQPIDRARPEAPQPRSQAGFNVLELVNLLWRRKIAIAAAALLGATLAVTVGKSVTPRYTATAQLYVDPRELQLVDRELTPRAQDVSGMSMVVESQARLITSNSVLLQVIEQAGLDKDPEFGGGDSKSLMSSLLGLIGLQPRAPSGAETKEVQLAALDALNRHITIRKTEKSFIVDIEVWSTDPAKAAMLANTLTSTYLAESRNSQASAARRATSDLSGRLKELRERLRNAETTLATYKAQNNFVGTQDALISDQQLSASNQRLSAARAATMDAQARLDQIEASRRTAADTGANSEALQSPTIANLRAQYADARKKYAEQTSELGPRHPALRQTEKQVEDLKRTINEEIDRFAQSAKNDLTRARDFEASLNRALEAQKRQSVQLSQASVRLRELEREADASRDVYQSFLKRSRETEEQETLNTSAARVIGEATVPQRRSFPPAMSMFAMIGFILGAIAASGWFVAAELLLAGAPAPTRRERTPAPETPRAPETTRAAEAARPQQATRAPEVAQAPPEHAAPPLQPSMIENSLMEKPLIARFQEADVIHTLGAILATGGGVDLTRLGWPTLRPGFPLTTLLNSWRDMRAALARRADGKAMPVIALVGAGDTTGRSVTALNFALAAARDGARVLMIDADHQAHPLSNKISRPGKSEPSRLGWLSIGSKAAREIKTVNGISVLPAAEGDAGKATDAIRKAIEQARAAGGYDLVVLDGPAMPLSAGSRKLLDDADALVAVLPTSLDINDSLEEILSMLGRAERKLVGVVLDELTPATQARQRGRQYA
- a CDS encoding GAF domain-containing protein gives rise to the protein MQTTLARTLAALSAINEAILYAKSPDELYQKVCDAGFSSGDFMAVAVFLVEPDGRRLRFAAGCGDDVARLSTIEITTESGTPQGSGVGGEAFRSRKLCISNDFLNDPRSLAWREGAVKAHVGAAAALPLLCNGKSVGVLFVTRSEADSLDAQMVSLFERMSANISYALDNFARETARQASERATRRLNRMFGALSATNEAILHARTEQELYQLVCDASVHGGKSLATFVLLKEPDSHWLKPVAGTGENLELVARTHYSVDPENPYGRGISGEVFRTQKPFVESDLARRTKGTPWEQASVNTGVTACIAAPLIKHGQSIGVILSFVSPSWANDEEIVALMLRIAENLCFAIDNFDRESEKARISAEEDRLARMYAALSATNGAILRARSRSELFDLVCEATAKGAKFTSANIALVDDDAELLRVVACYGPNADTVRTFKFSTSDQVPEGRGLTGTAFRTRQPAVSNDVLSDDRIRPWHASARRNGIASSAALPLFNGDRVEGVFLFNSPERDTFTREFVELLQRLQANVAFALENFDRADEKAKAEMQRNRLRGMLEALSATNEAIMRVKSRAELFEAVCEAAVLGGTFTSATIAMIDSTGRHLDVAVTKGECRSHVEKWRFATSADEPEGQGLAGTAFRTRAPCVSNELLTDIRATHWRRIARDQGTKSGGCFPLMKNGTDAVGILLFLSPDEGTFTPDLIQLLGRLAENVSFALDNLDRAEERARTEAQKERLTRMFAALSDTNEAIVRAKSRAELFDLVCQAASTGGKFTSTTIALARPDSDQLAIVATAGPSAETTRNVRLSVDADRPEGRGMSGTAFRTRRPCISNDYVNDSRVSAFHTVLQGDGARSGAAFPLITHDHAVGVMIYMSTEQETFTAEFVELLQRLADNVSFAMENFDRADAKNEADERIEYLASHDSLTDLPNRETFNGLLRKAIDEAQHHDHRFAVLFIDLDRFKVINDSLGHEAGDLLLLEVANRLRSALRASDVVARLGGDEFVVILDQCGEIDDVQRIAAGLLTALGEPMELAGHECHTTASIGIAMYPTNGSDAQTLTKNADMAMYLAKEDGKNGYRFFSKEVKTQSIERLSLESALRRALEREQFSLNYQPKVDMETGQITGVEALLRWAHPELGNVSPAQFIPLAEETGLIVPIGRWVVREACAQAMAWQRRGLLPVSMAVNLSPRQFVDEHLLQDVDEALAASGMSPVLLQLEVTESMMMRNVGRALKVLDAIQSRGIRLAIDDFGTGYSSMSLMKHFPIDTIKIDRSFVRDLPQDSEDQAIAQAIISMGKALGMTVVAEGVENAEQEAFLRSHGCDEMQGFLISKPLPARQMAELLRPMVLPVAPPLQPEPDLVAQEAAASRLKRVFS
- a CDS encoding WecB/TagA/CpsF family glycosyltransferase, giving the protein MLERRVNMDGRAATADVPRITIGGLRMAALDLEATADFMIEATDPRNRIGRPLHLTSANGEVLARCSTEPETERLFRGADLINADGQPLVAASKLQSWFPLPERVATTDLFHVVARKAEAVGRTFYMFGASEDENAAAVANVQRLYPNLKIVGYSHGYLRGDALRAKVEEINALAPDYLWVALGVPNEQAFVEEYTPLMTNVGVIKTSGGLFNFLSGSRSRAPQWMQKVGLEWAWRTWLEPRRLLWRYLTTNPRALYLLFSRNRPFNR
- the galE gene encoding UDP-glucose 4-epimerase GalE codes for the protein MTDRPTVLVTGGAGYIGSHACRALAAAGYQPVVYDNLSTGHRSFVAGPLVTGDLLDGAALARAFADHKVTAVMHFAAASLVGESMTDPQKYYINNVQGTLSLLQAMRNAGCQRIVFSSTGAVYGNADSKELPEDFPCAPINPYGASKWMIERMLADYRAAYGFGAFCLRYFNASGADPAGGIGELRDNETHLIPRAMMALQGHVDFAVFGDDYDTPDGTAIRDYIHVTDLAAAHVAALKLLETGHAGDSFNLGTGSGFSVREILNAIREETGREVPHTMKPRRAGDPTYLVADASAARKVLNFVPRHSDLATVIRTAWAWHQKAHPLRSR